Proteins found in one Hirundo rustica isolate bHirRus1 chromosome Z, bHirRus1.pri.v3, whole genome shotgun sequence genomic segment:
- the NRG1 gene encoding pro-neuregulin-1, membrane-bound isoform isoform X14, which yields MASFYKAEELYQKRVLTITGICIALLVVGIMCVVAYCKTKKQRKKLHDRLRQSLRSERNNVMNMANGPHHPNPPPDNVQLVNQYVSKNVISSEHVIERETETSFSTSHYTSTTHHSVTVTQTSSHSWSNGHTESILSESHSVLVSSSMENSRHASPAGPRSRLNGIGGPRDGHSFLRHARETPDSYRDSPHSERYVSAMTTPARMSPVDFHTPTSPKSRPSTMSPPASSLTVSIPSVAVSPFIEEERPLLLVTPLQLHEKYDHHLQQFNSFHHNATHESNSLPPSPLRIVEDEEYETTQEYEPAQEPPKKLTNSRRVKRTKPNGHISSRVEVDSDTSSESSSSETETEDERIGEDTPFLSVPNPGPASLEPASAFRLAEARTNPANRFSTPEELQARLSSVIANQDPIAV from the exons gaagcagaggaaaaagttGCACGACCGCCTTCGGCAGAGCCTGCGCTCGGAGAGGAACAACGTGATGAACATGGCCAATGGGCCTCACCACCCCAACCCACCGCCGGACAACGTCCAGCTTGTGAAT caGTACGTTTCAAAAAATGTAATCTCCAGTGAGCATGTCATCGAGCGAGAAACAGAGACCTCGTTTTCTACAAGCCATTACACCTCAACAACACATCACTCCGTGACAGTCACCCAGACATCTAGCCACAG ctggagTAATGGCCACACTGAAAGCATCCTCTCTGAGAGCCACTCGGTGCTCGTCAGCTCCTCCATGGAGAACAGCAGGCACgccagcccagcagggccccGGAGCCGTCTCAATGGCATCGGCGGGCCACGGGACGGCCACAGCTTCCTCCGGCACGCGAGAGAGACCCCCGACTCCTACCGAGACTCTCCTCACAGTGAAAG GTATGTCTCAGCTATGACCACACCAGCTCGCATGTCACCTGTTGATTTTCACACTCCAACTTCTCCCAAGTCCCGCCCCTCCACAATGTCACCACCGGCTTCCAGCTTGACCGTCTCCATCCCTTCAGTGGCGGTGAGTCCCTTCATAGAAGAGGAGCGACCACTGCTCCTGGTGACTCCGCTGCAACTGCATGAGAAGTATGACCACCACCTCCAGCAATTCAACTCCTTTCACCACAATGCCACCCATGAGAGCAACAGCCTGCCACCAAGTCCTCTGCGGATTGTGGAGGATGAGGAGTACGAGACCACGCAGGAGTACGAACCAGCACAGGAGCCTCCAAAGAAACTCACCAACAGCCGGAGGGTCAAAAGAACAAAGCCCAATGGCCACATTTCCAGCAGGGTGGAAGTGGACTCTGACACAagctctgagagcagcagctctgagaccGAAACCGAGGATGAGAGAATAGGCGAGGATACACCATTTCTGAGCGTACCGAACCCTGGGCCAGCCAGTCTGGAGCCAGCCTCTGCCTTCCGGCTGGCTGAAGCCAGGACTAACCCGGCAAATCGCTTCTCCACCCCAGAAGAGTTACAAGCAAGGTTGTCCAGTGTGATAGCTAACCAAGACCCTATTGCTGtataa